Genomic DNA from Panthera leo isolate Ple1 chromosome E3, P.leo_Ple1_pat1.1, whole genome shotgun sequence:
CTAGAACATGATTTTGGCGACTTCTGGCCCGTAGTCGGCCCCACCTCCAATTGTCTGTGCCGAGACCCTGGGCAGCCAGAGAGATACTTCGGGGCTTCCCCTGCAGCACAGGCTCTGTCCATGCGGTGCCTGCCCAGCCCCAGATCCAGGGAATTGAAATCCAGATGTAAAAGGCCTTGGGAGGGGTGTTCTTCCCTGTGGGCCCAAGTATGAACTTGGGCTCTTAGGCTGGAGCCTCAGGGTCTTAAGGCCTCAGAGAGACCCTCTGAGGTAAGGCCTTCCTCAGTGTCTCGGAGAGGCCAGtcctccaggccctggggaaTCAGAGCCCCACGCTGGTCCGACCTTCACGCCTCCAGAAAGCAGAGATCTGCTCCAGGGTGACCCGAGGTTGGAGGCCCCACTCCAGATCAGAGCTCCCTAGCCGCTGCCTCCGGGTCTGGGGGCTCCCCAGGTGCATGCTGGCCTCTGGCCTCTGTTCAGGCTCAGCCCAGCTCACCAGGCCCGGAGAATAGGGCCTCTCCTCCAAGGCCTGGGGCCCCCAGAAGGTGCTGCGGACTGGGGCCCTGGGTGGGCTCTGGAGGCCCAaggagctgggaggggagagtggggctATAGGGGCAGGTGGGGCTGTGGCTCGGGCCTCCAAGGTGCCTCCAGAGATGGGAGGGTCTGGGGCCCCATCCATCAGCAAGGGGACCGCAGAGCCATACCAGTCTTCTGAGCGCTCTCGGGGGGTGCCCCTGGGCTCGATCCACAGTTCTCCTCCGGGGCGCCAGACCAGGGTGGGTGCACGGTTGCTGGGGTCTGGGTGCAGAGAGCGGCGGAAGAGGCGTTCGGCCAACACAGCTGTCGTTATGAGGAAGAGGGCGGCGAGGGAGGCCAGGGCCAGCATGATG
This window encodes:
- the CE3H16orf54 gene encoding transmembrane protein C16orf54 homolog, translated to MPSTPEQPSGHVEGLPESELVTWPPLPCGPCIPIMLALASLAALFLITTAVLAERLFRRSLHPDPSNRAPTLVWRPGGELWIEPRGTPRERSEDWYGSAVPLLMDGAPDPPISGGTLEARATAPPAPIAPLSPPSSLGLQSPPRAPVRSTFWGPQALEERPYSPGLVSWAEPEQRPEASMHLGSPQTRRQRLGSSDLEWGLQPRVTLEQISAFWRREGRTSVGL